The following are encoded in a window of Rosa chinensis cultivar Old Blush chromosome 4, RchiOBHm-V2, whole genome shotgun sequence genomic DNA:
- the LOC112200374 gene encoding pentatricopeptide repeat-containing protein At4g19440, chloroplastic, with protein sequence MELRRVSISKPCSFLIKRPLSCVPRPQPPPPPPPNNQRLLDRVSSVLSNSSFKYPQCRSLISLLSPHEFDALFYSVAASPSSNVNPKTALRFFHFASKAFNFHFTLASYCLLVRVLILSNLNSPARLLLIRLIDGNVQALYALPPTERHIEIAMAMSHFKTAYERASVLQALDMLIHLYCTQFKDLGFCSAVHVFEFFSSKAMFPSLRTCHFLLNSLVKADQLDKSYRVFEVLSRAVSPDVYLFTTAIQAFCKGGKVDEAIGLFSKMEALGIAPNVVTYNNVIHGLCKSRRLEEAFQFKDKMVQNNVNPSLTTYGVLLNGLIKLEKFDDANHVLKEMYCKGFAPNEVIYNILIDGYCKTGSTSEALKLRDEMLSNGVTPNSVTINSLLQGFCKSNHFEHAEQVLDKVLSSGSSVDQVVCFSVIHSLCKNSRFDSALKFTIEMLLRNFRPSDNLLTTLVVGLCKDGKHSEASQLWFRLWEKGFAANTVTSNALIYGVCESGSMQEVARLLKEMVKRGLVLDRISCNTLILGWCKEGKVDEGFKIRDWMGKKGILPDTYTYNLLMHGLCNMGKVDDAVKLWEECRKHGLADVYTYGVMIDGYCRADRIKDGEDLFIELVTKKLQLNFILYNTLIRAYCTNANVIGALGLCCDMKKKGIEPTCTTYSSLIHGMCNIGNVKDAEYLLDQMRKEGLLPDVVCYTALIHGYCKLGQMDKVGSVLGEMSSYNVQPNKITYTVMIDGHCKLGNMEEATKLLCEMEKKGIVPDAVTYNALTNGFCKERMVEEAFEVCDQMFSKGLALDEITYTTLVSGLHQTATCADEE encoded by the coding sequence ATGGAGCTgagaagggtttcaatctcgaAACCTTGCTCTTTCTTAATCAAACGCCCACTAAGCTGCGTCCCACGCCCTCAgcctccgccgccgccgccgccgaacAACCAGAGATTACTTGACCGGGTATCCTCTGTTCTCTCAAACTCATCTTTCAAGTACCCTCAATGTAGATCTCTCATATCCCTCTTGTCCCCTCATGAATTCGATGCCCTCTTCTATTCCGTCGCCGCTTCCCCCTCCTCCAATGTCAACCCCAAAACTGCTCTCCGTTTCTTTCACTTCGCTTCCAAAGCTTTCAACTTCCATTTCACCCTCGCCTCTTATTGCCTTTTGGTTCGTGTACTAATTCTTTCCAATCTTAACTCGCCTGCGAGATTGCTTTTGATCCGCTTGATTGATGGCAATGTGCAAGCTTTGTATGCCCTCCCGCCCACTGAGAGGCACATTGAGATAGCCATGGCTATGTCCCACTTCAAAACCGCCTACGAAAGAGCTTCTGTGCTTCAGGCGTTGGATATGTTGATTCATCTTTACTGTACTCAGTTCAAGGATTTGGGTTTTTGTTCTGCCGTtcatgtttttgagtttttctctAGTAAGGCTATGTTTCCGTCCCTCAGGACTTGCCATTTTTTGTTGAATTCTCTAGTCAAGGCTGACCAACTTGATAAGAGCTACCGTGTGTTTGAAGTTCTGTCTCGTGCTGTTTCTCCGGATGTTTACTTGTTTACTACTGCAATTCAAGCATTTTGTAAGGGAGGGAAGGTTGATGAGGCAATAGGTTTGTTCTCTAAAATGGAGGCACTTGGCATTGCTCCAAATGTTGTTACTTACAACAATGTTATTCACGGGTTATGTAAGAGCAGAAGATTAGAGGAGGCTTTCCAATTCAAGGACAAGATGGTACAAAACAATGTGAATCCCAGTCTGACAACATATGGTGTGCTCCTTAATGGTTTGATTAAGTTGGAGAAGTTTGACGACGCAAATCATGTTTTGAAGGAAATGTATTGTAAGGGATTTGCCCCCAATGAGGTTATCTATAACATATTGATTGACGGCTATTGTAAAACGGGAAGTACTAGTGAGGCACTGAAGTTAAGGGATGAAATGTTATCCAATGGGGTAACTCCAAATTCTGTTACCATTAACTCGCTACTGCAGGGATTTTGTAAAAGCAACCACTTTGAGCATGCTGAGCAGGTCTTAGATAAGGTGCTATCCAGTGGTTCATCTGTAGACCAAGTCGTTTGTTTCTCAGTCATTCACTCGTTATGCAAGAACTCTAGGTTTGATTCTGCACTGAAATTCACAATTGAAATGCTATTAAGAAACTTCAGGCCCAGCGATAACTTGCTTACAACATTGGTTGTTGGGCTCTGTAAAGATGGAAAGCATTCTGAGGCATCTCAGCTTTGGTTTAGGCTATGGGAGAAAGGGTTTGCAGCCAACACAGTGACCTCAAATGCTCTAATTTATGGAGTTTGTGAATCTGGTAGCATGCAAGAGGTTGCTAGGCTACTCAAGGAAATGGTAAAGAGAGGCTTGGTATTGGATAGGATCTCATGCAACACACTCATCTTGGGTTGGTGCAAGGAGGGAAAAGTGGACGAAGGTTTTAAGATTAGGGACTGGATGGGTAAGAAAGGAATTTTGCCAGACACATATACTTACAATTTGCTAATGCATGGTCTATGTAATATGGGAAAAGTGGATGATGCTGTTAAACTTTGGGAGGAGTGCAGAAAACATGGTCTTGCCGATGTCTATACATATGGGGTGATGATAGATGGGTACTGTAGAGCTGACAGAATTAAAGACGGTGAAGACCTATTTATTGAGTTGGTGACTAAGAAACTTCAGCTGAATTTCATTCTTTATAATACGCTTATAAGAGCATACTGTACAAATGCGAACGTGATTGGAGCCCTTGGTCTCTGCTGCGACATGAAAAAGAAGGGTATTGAACCAACTTGTACCACATATTCTTCTCTTATACATGGGATGTGCAATATTGGTAATGTCAAAGATGCAGAATACCTTCTTGATCAAATGAGGAAGGAGGGTTTGTTGCCCGATGTTGTTTGCTACACTGCACTAATTCATGGTTATTGTAAGCTAGGCCAGATGGATAAAGTAGGGAGTGTTCTTGGAGAGATGTCTTCATATAACGTACAACCTAATAAGATTACATACACTGTCATGATTGATGGGCATTGTAAACTAGGTAATATGGAAGAAGCAACTAAACTTCTATGCGAGATGGAAAAAAAGGGAATTGTCCCGGATGCTGTCACTTACAATGCCTTAACAAATGGATTTTGCAAGGAAAGGATGGTGGAAGAAGCTTTTGAAGTTTGTGATCAAATGTTCAGTAAAGGTCTAGCTTTAGATGAAATTACCTATACGACATTGGTTAGTGGGCTGCATCAAACAGCTACATGTGCAGACGAGGAATGA
- the LOC112196512 gene encoding selenoprotein F has translation MGGAWIATTIVVVVCLVGASSSVEQLSTRECENLGFTGLALCSDCNSLADYVKDQELVSDCKKCCTEDSNDSMTKITYSGAILEVCMRKLVFYPEIVGFIEEEKDQFPSVKVQYVFNSPPKLIMLDDAGEHKETVRIDNWKREHILQFLQGKVKSTSAI, from the exons atggggggAGCGTGGATCGCGACGACTATTGTAGTGGTGGTGTGTTTGGTAGGTGCGTCATCATCGGTAGAGCAGCTGAGCACTAGAGAATGTGAGAATCTTGGTTTCACTGGGCTTGCTTTGTGCTCTGATTGCAACAGTTTGGCTGACTATGTCAAAGACCAAg AATTGGTATCAGACTGTAAGAAGTGTTGCACTGAGGATTCCAATGATTCCATGACTAAG ATTACTTATTCTGGTGCGATACTTGAGGTCTGCATGAGGAAACTGGTATTTTATCCAGAAATTGTTGGCTTCATTGAAGAAGAGAAGGATCAGTTTCCATCGGTTAAAGTTCAATACGTTTTCAATTCGCCTCCGAAGTTGATCATGCTAGATGATGCAGGCGAACATAAGGAAACAGTAAG AATCGACAACTGGAAGCGGGAACATATACTTCAGTTTCTGCAAGGGAAGGTGAAGTCTACATCAGCAATCTGA